A single genomic interval of Eleutherodactylus coqui strain aEleCoq1 chromosome 3, aEleCoq1.hap1, whole genome shotgun sequence harbors:
- the MPST gene encoding 3-mercaptopyruvate sulfurtransferase, with the protein MTHQLLPRALVSPRWLWESMRPGSSLKGTLRILDASWHLPKTGRDGWREYKERHIPGAYFFDIDACSDRTSPYDHMLPTTDQFAEYTGRLGVSNNSHVIVYDASDFGSFSAPRLWWMFRIFGHPQVSVLDGGLKAWLREGHPVNSGKESRPQPTEFQAKLDTSQVVGYEEMVENVEKKKFQMVDARVEGRFRGLEPEPREGIEPGHISGSINLPFPSFLTQDGSEKSPEELRSLFQEKGIDLSGPLVATCGSGVTACHIALAAFLCGKEDTAIYDGSWVEWYMRAKPEDVVSEGRGKTV; encoded by the exons ATGACTCACCAACTACTGCCCCGTGCCTTGGTTTCTCCTCGTTGGCTTTGGGAATCTATGCGACctggctcatctctaaagggAACGCTTCGTATTCTTGATGCTTCTTGGCATCTTCCCAAAACTGGACGTGACGGATGGCGTGAGTACAAGGAACGCCATATTCCCGGAGCTTACTTTTTTGACATTGATGCGTGCAGTGATCGTACCTCTCCTTATGACCATATGCTACCCACTACAGACCAGTTTGCTGAATACACAGGACGGCTTGGGGTATCCAACAACAGTCATGTCATTGTATATGATGCAAGTGATTTTGGCTCTTTCAGTGCTCCTCGGCTATGGTGGATGTTTAGAATATTTGGCCATCCCCAAGTCTCTGTGTTGGACGGTGGACTTAAAGCTTGGCTTAGAGAAGGACATCCAGTGAACTCTGGGAAGGAGTCCCGTCCACAACCAACTGAGTTCCAAGCAAAGCTGGACACATCCCAGGTTGTGGGATATGAGGAAATGGTAGAAAATGTGGAAAAGAAGAAATTTCAAATGGTAGATGCCAGAGTAGAGGGGAGATTCAGAGGACTGGAACCTGAACCCAGAGAAG GAATTGAACCTGGACATATCTCTGGATCTATAAatctccctttccccagcttccTCACACAAGATGGCTCTGAGAAATCTCCCGAAGAGCTCCGAAGCCTGTTCCAAGAAAAGGGCATTGATCTCTCTGGTCCTTTAGTAGCCACATGTGGCTCTGGCGTCACAGCCTGCCACATCGCCCTGGCTGCGTTTCTCTGCGGTAAAGAAGATACTGCTATATACGATGGATCTTGGGTGGAGTGGTACATGAGAGCAAAGCCAGAAGATGTGGTTTCAGAGGGCAGAGGAAAGACTGTATAA